Proteins co-encoded in one Arachis hypogaea cultivar Tifrunner chromosome 11, arahy.Tifrunner.gnm2.J5K5, whole genome shotgun sequence genomic window:
- the LOC112719625 gene encoding SKP1-like protein 1B has product MASTKKITLKSSDGEAFEVDEAVALESQTIKHMIEDDCADSGIPLPNVTSKILAKVIEYCKKHVDAAASEEKPSEEDLKMWDAEFVKVDQATLFDLILAANYLNIKSLLDLTCQTVADMIKGKTPEEIRKTFNIKNDFTPEEEEEVRRENQWAFE; this is encoded by the exons ATGGCGTCAACGAAGAAGATCACTTTGAAAAGTTCCGACGGCGAGGCGTTTGAGGTTGACGAGGCAGTGGCTCTCGAATCGCAGACGATCAAGCACATGATCGAAGACGATTGCGCTGACAGTGGAATTCCTCTTCCAAACGTCACCAGCAAGATCCTTGCGAAGGTGATTGAGTATTGCAAGAAGCACGTCGATGCTGCTGCTTCCGAGGAGAAGCCATCCGAGGAGGATCTCAAGATGTGGGATGCTGAATTCGTTAAGGTCGATCAGGCCACGCTCTTCGATCTAATTCTG GCTGCAAACTACTTGAACATCAAGAGCCTGTTGGACCTTACTTGCCAGACAGTGGCAGACATGATCAAGGGCAAGACTCCGGAGGAGATTCGCAAGACATTCAATATCAAGAACGACTTCACgccggaggaggaggaggaggtccGCCGCGAAAACCAGTGGGCGTTTGAATGA